A window of the Diorhabda carinulata isolate Delta chromosome 1, icDioCari1.1, whole genome shotgun sequence genome harbors these coding sequences:
- the LOC130892506 gene encoding thyrostimulin beta-5 subunit, whose product MMSFLVLLVITYSCARAVIINAAIEPKSTSEDDDALTLKCNKKQYTYMVTQSDENGKQCWDKISVSACWGRCDSNEISDWRFPFKKSNHPVCVHHGRTKMFVSLRFCDEGVKEGTNYYEYLDATDCKCQVCSSTDTSCEGLRYRPPRSQIDSLGFA is encoded by the exons ATGATGAGTTTTTTAGTGCTGTTAGTTATAACTTATAGTTGCGCAAGAGCAGTAATTATAAACGCCGCTATAGAACCCAAATCTACTTCCGAAGATGATGATGCTTTAACGttaaaatgtaacaaaaaacaaTACACATACATGGTGACCCAGTCAGACGAAAATGGCAAACAGTGTTGGGATAAAATTTCTGTTAGCGCTTGCTGGGGTCGCTGTGATTCTAATGAG ATTTCCGATTGGCGATTTCCTTTCAAGAAATCCAACCACCCCGTGTGTGTGCACCACGGCCGTACAAAGATGTTCGTATCATTAAGATTTTGTGATGAAGGTGTCAAAGAAGGCactaattattatgaatatttagatGCTACTGATTGTAAATGTCAAGTTTGTTCATCAACCGATACAAGTTGTGAAGGATTAAGATACCGACCTCCAAGATCACAAATCGATAGCTTAGGATTTgcataa
- the LOC130898319 gene encoding uncharacterized protein LOC130898319 isoform X1 — MSSLTAANIVEMNGTQENSQFIIGKNIFDSELLPSNPTQLATTSKAVIKLDRDPNDTNEKISKYSASLINMKLRSRNKSAVLNPRVPSSIPSSITKRSKPYNNTIKSNVNKLTRSDSCLLRGFRQNISRHVVALPLLNKKFFKKQKPVLDVHKNFEQTKKKLEGMGKNVCYNNQLFPLSGIIASQKNIPKISMDICTDQQSKKNVIVELLDSIIKEVKISYPLEQMNILKGEKTELYVIINKQHIKVKEIVRNRQILVDDKKDSCLKLEALEEKLKAQKKLNTEACQIIRSLQRDIEEQRSNHKKYSNMLHGIINALLKRMEELELNIEVDKKNIADHQTRISMNSKVIKKMKIKIRDLENDKKNAKSLNTHLNKKLEQSKYQLKVQENMLQKLSDKSMSKCLIQIALRAFSEILMYI; from the exons ATGTCCTCCTTAACTGCTGCGAATATTGTTGAAATGAATG gcACCCAAGAAAATTCCCAATtcataattggaaaaaatattttcgattcaGAATTGTTACCATCAAACCCTACTCAACTAGCAACG ACTTCAAAGGCAGTAATAAAATTAGACAGAGATCCTAACGATACCAatgagaaaatatcaaaatactcAGCATCTTTGATCAACATGAAATTGAGATCACGAAATAAATCTGCAGTACTTAATCCAAGAGTGCCCTCAAGTATTCCATCGTCTATTACCAAACGATCCAAACCTTATAATAATACCATAAAATCAAACGTTAACAAACTGACTAGATCAGATTCATGTTTGCTGAGAGGTTTTAGACAAAATATCAGTAGACACGTCGTAGCACTTCCATtactcaacaaaaaatttttcaaaaaacagaaGCCTGTTTTGGATgttcataaaaattttgaacagACAAAGAAAAAACTTGAAGGTATGGGAAAGAATGTTTGCTATAACAATCAATTATTTCCTCTCTCTG GAATAATTGCTTCCCAAAAAAATATCCCGAAGATCTCGATGGATATATGCACGGACCAACAATCTAAGAAAAACGTCATTGTAGAACTTTTAGATAGTATCATAAAGGAAGTGAAAATTTCCTATCCATTAGAACAAATGAATATCCTTAAAGGTGAAAAGACCGAACTATATGTCATCATCAATAAGCAGCACATCAAAGTTAAGGAGATCGTAAGAAATCGGCAAATATTGGTCGATGATAAAAAAGATTCATGTTTGAAACTTGAGGCACTCGAAGAGAAGCTCAAAGCACAAAAAAAGCTCAATACAGAAGCTTGCCAG ATCATTAGAAGTTTACAGAGAGACATTGAAGAACAACGTTCCAACCACAAAAAATATAGTAACATGCTTCATGGTATTATCAACGCATTACTTAAAAGAATGGAG gaGTTGGAATTGAATATCGAAGTAGACAAAAAGAATATCGCTGATCATCAAACTCGAATAAGCATGAATAGTAAAGttataaaaaagatgaaaataaaaattagagaCTTAGAAAATGACAAGAAAAACGCTAAAAGCCTCAATACTCATCTTAACAAAAAATTGGA ACAATCAAAATACCAGCTGAAAGTTCAAGAAAACATGCTTCAAAAATTGTCTGATAAATCGATGTCCAAATGTTTGATCCAAATAGCGCTTAGAGCTTTCTCTGAAATTTTAATGTATATCTAA
- the LOC130898319 gene encoding uncharacterized protein LOC130898319 isoform X2 gives MSSLTAANIVEMNGTQENSQFIIGKNIFDSELLPSNPTQLATTSKAVIKLDRDPNDTNEKISKYSASLINMKLRSRNKSAVLNPRVPSSIPSSITKRSKPYNNTIKSNVNKLTRSDSCLLRGFRQNISRHVVALPLLNKKFFKKQKPVLDVHKNFEQTKKKLEGIIASQKNIPKISMDICTDQQSKKNVIVELLDSIIKEVKISYPLEQMNILKGEKTELYVIINKQHIKVKEIVRNRQILVDDKKDSCLKLEALEEKLKAQKKLNTEACQIIRSLQRDIEEQRSNHKKYSNMLHGIINALLKRMEELELNIEVDKKNIADHQTRISMNSKVIKKMKIKIRDLENDKKNAKSLNTHLNKKLEQSKYQLKVQENMLQKLSDKSMSKCLIQIALRAFSEILMYI, from the exons ATGTCCTCCTTAACTGCTGCGAATATTGTTGAAATGAATG gcACCCAAGAAAATTCCCAATtcataattggaaaaaatattttcgattcaGAATTGTTACCATCAAACCCTACTCAACTAGCAACG ACTTCAAAGGCAGTAATAAAATTAGACAGAGATCCTAACGATACCAatgagaaaatatcaaaatactcAGCATCTTTGATCAACATGAAATTGAGATCACGAAATAAATCTGCAGTACTTAATCCAAGAGTGCCCTCAAGTATTCCATCGTCTATTACCAAACGATCCAAACCTTATAATAATACCATAAAATCAAACGTTAACAAACTGACTAGATCAGATTCATGTTTGCTGAGAGGTTTTAGACAAAATATCAGTAGACACGTCGTAGCACTTCCATtactcaacaaaaaatttttcaaaaaacagaaGCCTGTTTTGGATgttcataaaaattttgaacagACAAAGAAAAAACTTGAAG GAATAATTGCTTCCCAAAAAAATATCCCGAAGATCTCGATGGATATATGCACGGACCAACAATCTAAGAAAAACGTCATTGTAGAACTTTTAGATAGTATCATAAAGGAAGTGAAAATTTCCTATCCATTAGAACAAATGAATATCCTTAAAGGTGAAAAGACCGAACTATATGTCATCATCAATAAGCAGCACATCAAAGTTAAGGAGATCGTAAGAAATCGGCAAATATTGGTCGATGATAAAAAAGATTCATGTTTGAAACTTGAGGCACTCGAAGAGAAGCTCAAAGCACAAAAAAAGCTCAATACAGAAGCTTGCCAG ATCATTAGAAGTTTACAGAGAGACATTGAAGAACAACGTTCCAACCACAAAAAATATAGTAACATGCTTCATGGTATTATCAACGCATTACTTAAAAGAATGGAG gaGTTGGAATTGAATATCGAAGTAGACAAAAAGAATATCGCTGATCATCAAACTCGAATAAGCATGAATAGTAAAGttataaaaaagatgaaaataaaaattagagaCTTAGAAAATGACAAGAAAAACGCTAAAAGCCTCAATACTCATCTTAACAAAAAATTGGA ACAATCAAAATACCAGCTGAAAGTTCAAGAAAACATGCTTCAAAAATTGTCTGATAAATCGATGTCCAAATGTTTGATCCAAATAGCGCTTAGAGCTTTCTCTGAAATTTTAATGTATATCTAA
- the LOC130898329 gene encoding protein Wnt-11b-1-like isoform X2 produces MEIMPHIQTAATLASETCRSVFKHRRWNCSSILTAPYLTPDLTRSTREQAYVYAISSAALIYTMARGCSSGTLHQCTCANKATTVPVGDFQWGGCNDNVKWGIQFARRFIDNVEKSALVTRNKRNEKDEKMQNGAETAGVERSSIAAVNLHNNKVGRKIMSGSLRTQCKCHGVSGSCNIKTCWNALPPMSEIGVRLLEQYTNALKVLGNVIDSTGSVEILPKSTKKASSTQLVYISKSPDYCTRDERLGSFGTVGRYCNVSSIGPESCRQLCCGRGYRTVVEEKIERCQCKFYNCCYVKCKICRTKTKVYECL; encoded by the exons ATGGAGATTATGCCTCACATTCAAACCGCAGCAACACTAGCATCTGAAACATGTAGATCCGTTTTTAAACATAGAAGATGGAATTGCTCCTCGATTCTAACTGCTCCTTATCTAACTCCAGACCTTACTAGAT ctACTCGAGAACAAGCTTACGTATATGCTATAAGTTCAGCAGCTCTTATTTACACCATGGCTCGTGGTTGCTCAAGTGGCACCTTACACCAATGCACATGTGCTAATAAAGCTACCACAGTTCCCGTCGGGGACTTCCAATGGGGTGGATGTAATGATAATGTTAAATGGGGTATCCAGTTCGCCAGAAGGTTCATAGACAACGTAGAAAAAAGTGCGCTAGTTACACGAAATAAAAGGAATGAAAAGGATGAGAAAATGCAGAATGGTGCAGAGACTGCAGGAGTAGAAAGATCTTCTATTGCAGCTGTAAATTTGCATAATAATAAAGTTGGTAGGAAG ATTATGAGTGGTAGTCTACGCACCCAATGTAAATGTCATGGTGTGTCGGGTTCATGCAATATAAAAACATGCTGGAACGCACTTCCACCAATGTCTGAGATAGGTGTTAGATTGTTAGAACAATATACCAATGCTCTTAAGGTTCTTGGAAATGTAATAGATAGTACTGGTTCGGTGGAAATTTTACCGAAAAGTACGAAAAAAGCCTCCAGCACGCAACTtgtttatatttccaaatcaCCAGATTATTGTACTAGGGACGAAAGACTTGGCAGCTTTGGAACAGTTGGCAG ATATTGCAACGTTTCTTCAATTGGTCCAGAAAGTTGCAGGCAATTATGTTGTGGAAGAGGTTATAGGACAGTCGtggaagaaaaaatagagaGATGTCAATGCAAATTTTATAACTGTTGTTATGTCAAATGTAAAATTTGTCGAACTAAAACCAAAGTATatgaatgtttataa
- the LOC130898329 gene encoding protein Wnt-11b-1-like isoform X1 has translation MAKVLFVYLLYLFMFSIHFGESIRWLSLQHSHFQWNISILNSNLGRGIGSGSKSICTIARRRYGFEKIQAKLCRRSMEIMPHIQTAATLASETCRSVFKHRRWNCSSILTAPYLTPDLTRSTREQAYVYAISSAALIYTMARGCSSGTLHQCTCANKATTVPVGDFQWGGCNDNVKWGIQFARRFIDNVEKSALVTRNKRNEKDEKMQNGAETAGVERSSIAAVNLHNNKVGRKIMSGSLRTQCKCHGVSGSCNIKTCWNALPPMSEIGVRLLEQYTNALKVLGNVIDSTGSVEILPKSTKKASSTQLVYISKSPDYCTRDERLGSFGTVGRYCNVSSIGPESCRQLCCGRGYRTVVEEKIERCQCKFYNCCYVKCKICRTKTKVYECL, from the exons ATGGCTAAAGTACTGTTCGTGTATTTATTGTatctttttatgttttctattCATTTTGGAGAATCAATTAGATGGTT ATCTCTTCAGCATTCCCACTTTCAATGGAATATATCGATTTTAAATAGTAATCTGGGGAGAGGAATTGGGTCGGGATCAAAATCTATTTGTACAATAGCAAGACGAAGATATGGATTTGAGAAAATCCAAGCAAAATTATGTAGACGTTCTATGGAGATTATGCCTCACATTCAAACCGCAGCAACACTAGCATCTGAAACATGTAGATCCGTTTTTAAACATAGAAGATGGAATTGCTCCTCGATTCTAACTGCTCCTTATCTAACTCCAGACCTTACTAGAT ctACTCGAGAACAAGCTTACGTATATGCTATAAGTTCAGCAGCTCTTATTTACACCATGGCTCGTGGTTGCTCAAGTGGCACCTTACACCAATGCACATGTGCTAATAAAGCTACCACAGTTCCCGTCGGGGACTTCCAATGGGGTGGATGTAATGATAATGTTAAATGGGGTATCCAGTTCGCCAGAAGGTTCATAGACAACGTAGAAAAAAGTGCGCTAGTTACACGAAATAAAAGGAATGAAAAGGATGAGAAAATGCAGAATGGTGCAGAGACTGCAGGAGTAGAAAGATCTTCTATTGCAGCTGTAAATTTGCATAATAATAAAGTTGGTAGGAAG ATTATGAGTGGTAGTCTACGCACCCAATGTAAATGTCATGGTGTGTCGGGTTCATGCAATATAAAAACATGCTGGAACGCACTTCCACCAATGTCTGAGATAGGTGTTAGATTGTTAGAACAATATACCAATGCTCTTAAGGTTCTTGGAAATGTAATAGATAGTACTGGTTCGGTGGAAATTTTACCGAAAAGTACGAAAAAAGCCTCCAGCACGCAACTtgtttatatttccaaatcaCCAGATTATTGTACTAGGGACGAAAGACTTGGCAGCTTTGGAACAGTTGGCAG ATATTGCAACGTTTCTTCAATTGGTCCAGAAAGTTGCAGGCAATTATGTTGTGGAAGAGGTTATAGGACAGTCGtggaagaaaaaatagagaGATGTCAATGCAAATTTTATAACTGTTGTTATGTCAAATGTAAAATTTGTCGAACTAAAACCAAAGTATatgaatgtttataa
- the LOC130894992 gene encoding general transcription factor II-I repeat domain-containing protein 2B-like: protein MLNEQNCENKIFYEYVGVLDCLIEEYTSRFSDFDEHTPAMKLAFEPHLIDISEAPAELQMELIDLGEDSIIKSIFNAKKDPIEIWRKNAVENPCLREHARRLLSCFGSTYCCETTFFYIMQ, encoded by the coding sequence ATGTTAAATGAGCAGaactgtgaaaataaaatattctatgaaTATGTAGGTGTCTTGGATTGTTTAATAGAAGAGTATACTAGTAGATTTTCTGATTTTGACGAGCACACTCCTGCTATGAAACTGGCATTTGAACCACATTTAATAGATATATCCGAGGCTCCTGCAGAACTACAAATGGAGTTAATCGATTTAGGGGAAGATAGTATCATCAAATCCATTTTTAACGCTAAAAAGGATCCCATAGAAATCTGGAGGAAAAATGCTGTTGAAAATCCATGCCTTCGAGAACATGCTCGCCGCTTACTTTCGTGCTTCGGAAGTACCTACTGTTGCGAGacaacatttttctatataatgcaataa